A portion of the Penaeus monodon isolate SGIC_2016 unplaced genomic scaffold, NSTDA_Pmon_1 PmonScaffold_2271, whole genome shotgun sequence genome contains these proteins:
- the LOC119570175 gene encoding uncharacterized protein LOC119570175, translating to MGLTFRGAPPFPQAPKVVATWTQHRICPPAPSPRMQNFIIALLLTVFAVFFYIVKDIPLHCSTRMKYSVWGYPQISSPQNSEQKDGIPPGLSHQSSNGMLIYVQNTTQMMGGSLRSSGMVMGLRGQLPMGTQTLSGPTPGMASNSRYPNPGPIQRPPAAQGSGSSGSHRGGRGQSQGQQQQSQQRSSNPPSSAQQAKLRADALSTTQAFFNREAGKSEKKGEDKQAESISSTKEELSVDKVPSYTLHSS from the exons ATGGGGCTCACCTTTCGAGGTGCTCCCCCCTTTCCTCAAGCCCCTAAAGTCGTTGCAACCTGGACCCAACATCGGATCTGCCCCCCAGCACCAAGCCCCAGG ATGCAGAATTTTATAATTGCTCTGTTGTTAACAGTCTTTGCAGTGTTTTTCTATATTGTTAAAGATATACCTCTACA CTGCAGCACCCGTATGAAATACAGTGTCTGGGGGTACCCACAAATATCTTCACCCCAAAACTCAGAGCAGAAAGATGGCATTCCCCCTGGGTTGTCACACCAAAGCTCAAATGGAATGCTTATATACGTACAGAATACAACACAG ATGATGGGTGGAAGTTTAAGGTCTTCAGGCATGGTGATGGGTCTGCGTGGCCAGTTGCCCATGGGCACCCAAACCCTGAGTGGCCCAACTCCTGGAATGGCCTCTAACTCGCGCTATCCAAATCCTGGCCCCATTCAGCGGCCACCAGCAGCCCAGGGCTCTGGCAGCAGTGGCAGTCATCGTGGTGGCCGTGGCCAGTCACAGGGCCAGCAGCAGCAGTCTCAGCAGAGGAGCTCCAACCCCCCCAGCTCAGCCCAACAGGCCAAGTTGAGGGCAGATGCTTTGAGCACCACTCAGGCATTCTTCAATCGGGAAG CTGGAAAatcagagaagaaaggagaagacaagCAAGCAGAGTCAATTTCATCCACCAAGGAGGAGCTTTCAGTTGACAAGGTGCCCAGCTACACCCTCCACAGCAGCTGA
- the LOC119570172 gene encoding POU domain, class 3, transcription factor 2-like — MPPRFQKRREFERQRNGVSGSGGGGGSSSNNGGGGGGGGGGGSKRGRGTPVSSSVLGSGGVGVVLTPANKPGVKEGTPETTEEADWETASESSDPEARKENKEKASNPAPKPDHRKGSKTDRKIGGGSWAPSSGVVIVDDQPQVSELIGDILDSNDGFQQVTRRKSGKEKGKPLPEETISAAAATAVVTEATGTAGTTTVSGPAPSSNAKKQPKEKKSRSSKSSGFERSRQSKLPQD; from the exons ATGCCACCTAGATTCCAGAAACGTCGTGAATTTGAGCGTCAAAGAAATGGCGTcagtggaagtggtggtggtggtggcagcagcagcaataatggtggtggtggtggtggagggggtggtggcgGTAGCAAGAGAGGTCGAGGGACACCTGTGTCATCGTCGGTCTTGGGCTCTGGGGGGGTCGGAGTGGTATTAACGCCAGCAAACAAGCCAGGTGTAAAAGAAGGGACTCCTGAGACAACTGAAGAGGCTGATTGGGAAACAGCATCTGAAAGTAGTGATCCTGAGGCTCGGAAGGAGAACAAAGAGAAGGCTTCGAACCCAGCCCCTAAACCCGACCATCGTAAGGGAAGCAAAACCGACAGGAAGATCGGTGGTGGTAGTTGGGCTCCCTCATCAG gtGTTGTGATTGTAGATGACCAGCCACAGGTTTCTGAACTCATCGGTGATATTCTTGATTCCAATGATGGCTTTCAGCAAGTCACAAGACGTAAGTCTGGCAAGGAAAAGGGCAAGCCATTGCCTGAAGAAACcatctctgctgctgctgctactgcagtAGTTACAGAGGCAACAGGAACAGCAGGGACAACTACTGTGTCTGGACCTGCCCCTTCCTCTAATGCCAAGAAACAaccaaaagagaagaagagtCGATCCAGCAAGTCGAGTGGTTTTGAGCGATCTCGTCAGAGTAAGCTTCCCCAAGACTAG